Proteins found in one Triticum aestivum cultivar Chinese Spring chromosome 4D, IWGSC CS RefSeq v2.1, whole genome shotgun sequence genomic segment:
- the LOC123098922 gene encoding uncharacterized protein At4g08330, chloroplastic, which yields MAQPPAPATPAAAYGCAACGADLNLSASNLYPAGTYFEAGNKGTLSFSWVDESRLRFAAEDRIRPFFETLDYWGIQRKRTRVSCDACGRLLGHVYDDGPPLMDGTGQLGMGPSQVVPRRPRYRFKVKAVTAAGSSSAAAAR from the coding sequence ATGGCCCAGCCACCGGCTCcggcgactccggcggcggcgtacgggTGCGCGGCGTGCGGCGCGGACCTGAACCTGTCGGCCTCCAACCTGTACCCGGCGGGGACCTACTTCGAGGCGGGGAACAAGGGCACGCTGTCCTTCAGCTGGGTGGACGAGTCGCGGCTGCGGTTCGCGGCGGAGGACCGGATCCGGCCCTTCTTCGAGACGCTCGACTACTGGGGCATCCAGCGGAAGCGCACCCGCGTCAGCTGCGACGCCTGCGGCAGGCTCCTCGGCCACGTCTACGACGACGGGCCGCCGCTCATGGACGGCACCGGCCAGCTCGGGATGGGCCCTAGCCAGGTCGTCCCCCGCCGGCCCAGGTACCGGTTCAAGGTCAAGGCCGTCACCGCCGCCggttcctcctccgccgccgccgcgcgctga
- the LOC123098921 gene encoding uncharacterized protein: MAMAARPRGSPLLRALAGTRGPPRARSIHEGPDTIDELLDRHLSKKSPALDDDAAEALARRRLTSSRREALGLYRDILRATRLFEWPDERGVPWRDTLRANARREFEEARGERDPEVVARLLIGGRDAVDQALERVADASRRMVQAEEAKRRGGA, from the coding sequence ATGGCCATGGCCGCACGCCCACGCGGCTCGCCGCTCCTCCGCGCCCTCGCCGGCACGAGGGGGCCGCCGCGGGCCCGATCCATCCACGAGGGGCCCGACACCATCGACGAGCTCCTGGACCGCCACCTCTCCAAGAAGTCCCCCGCCCTCGACGACGACGCGGCGGAGGCCCTGGCGCGGCGGCGGCTGACGAGCTCGCGGCGGGAGGCGCTGGGGCTGTACCGGGACATCCTGCGGGCGACGCGGCTGTTCGAGTGGCCCGACGAGCGCGGCGTGCCGTGGCGCGACACGCTGCGCGCCAACGCGCGCCGCGAGTTCGAGGAGGCCCGCGGCGAGCGCGACCCGGAGGTGGTCGCGCGGCTCCTCATCGGCGGCCGCGACGCCGTCGACCAGGCCCTGGAGCGCGTCGCCGACGCCTCGCGCCGCATGGTCCAGGCCGAGGAGGCCAAGCGCCGCGGCGGGGCGTAG
- the LOC123098920 gene encoding pentatricopeptide repeat-containing protein At4g35130, chloroplastic: MATPLVLASRGAHAAAATTTTATCASQHLAAATSKEPPPRVRPKRGGTKSLVLSHAAAGRMDAAREALAAAGSRDAFLHNVVIRGLADAGLPGAALAAYRAMLAAGARPDRFTFPVVLKCCARLGALDDGRAAHSAAIRLGVAAADVYTGNSLLAFYARLGLVDDAERVFDGMPARDIVTWNSMVDGYVSNGLGALALGCFREMHEALEVQHDGVGIIAALAACCLESALMQGREVHAYVIRHGMEHDVKVGTSILDMYCKCGDIASAEGVFATMPLRTVVTWNCMIGGYALNEQPEEAFDCFVQMKEEGHQVEVVTAINLLAACAQTESSLYGRSVHGYITRRQFLPHVVLETALLEMYSKVGKVKSSEKVFGQMTTKTLVSWNNMIAAYMYKEMYMEAITLFLELLNQPLYPDYFTMSAVVPAFVLLGLLRQCRQMHGYIVRLGYGESTLIMNAVMHMYARCGDVVSSREIFDKMAGKDVISWNTMIMGYAIHGQGRTALDMFSEMKCNGLQPNESTFVSVLTACSVSGLTDEGWTQFNSMQHDYGMIPQIEHYGCMTDLLGRAGDLREVMQFIEKMPIDPTFRVWGSLLTASRNRNDMDIAEYAAERIFQLEHDQPEHDNTGCYVLISSMYADAGRWNDVERIRSLMEEKGLRRTEPTSIVELLHGISCSFVNGDMMHPQSKMIHEVSNFLSGKIGEIVDPTNQSDPTSLESRRTTEPNKHSVRLAVVFGLISSEARTPILVKKNVRICNDCHHALKLISKYSGRRIVVGDTNIYHQFSDGSCCCGDYW, from the coding sequence ATGGCCACGCCGCTGGTCCTCGCCTCCCGcggcgcccacgccgccgccgccaccaccaccaccgccacctgcgcctcccaGCACCTCGCCGCGGCCACCTCCAAGGAGCCCCCGCCGCGCGTGCGGCCCAAGCGCGGCGGCACCAAGTCGCTCGTCCTCTCCCACGCCGCCGCCGGCCGCATGGACGCCGCCCGGGAGGCCCTGGCGGCCGCCGGGAGCCGGGACGCGTTCCTCCACAACGTCGTCATCCGGGGCCTCGCCGACGCGGGCCTCCCGGGCGCCGCGCTGGCCGCCTACCGCGCCATGCTGGCGGCCGGCGCGCGGCCCGACCGCTTCACCTTCCCCGTCGTCCTCAAGTGCTGCGCGCGGCTCGGCGCGCTCGACGACGGCCGCGCGGCGCACTCGGCGGCGATCAGGCTCGGCGTGGCGGCCGCCGACGTGTACACGGGCAACTCGCTCCTCGCCTTCTACGCCAGGCTCGGCCTGGTGGACGACGCCGAGCGGGTGTTCGACGGAATGCCGGCCAGGGACATCGTCACCTGGAACTCCATGGTCGACGGCTACGTGTCCAACGGACTCGGGGCGCTCGCGCTGGGCTGCTTCAGGGAGATGCACGAGGCGCTGGAGGTGCAGCATGACGGCGTCGGGATCATAGCCGCGCTCGCCGCGTGCTGCTTGGAATCGGCGCTGATGCAAGGGCGGGAGGTCCACGCCTACGTGATCAGGCACGGGATGGAGCATGACGTCAAGGTTGGCACTTCTATCCTTGACATGTACTGCAAGTGTGGCGACATTGCTTCTGCCGAGGGCGTGTTTGCGACGATGCCGTTGAGGACCGTGGTGACATGGAATTGCATGATAGGTGGGTATGCGCTGAACGAACAGCCCGAGGAGGCATTTGATTGCTTCGTGCAAATGAAGGAAGAGGGCCACCAGGTTGAAGTGGTCACCGCTATCAATTTGCTCGCTGCCTGTGCTCAAACTGAGAGCTCACTGTATGGAAGGAGTGTTCATGGTTACATAACTAGAAGACAGTTTCTTCCTCACGTGGTGCTCGAGACTGCGCTTCTCGAGATGTACAGCAAAGTTGGCAAAGTGAAATCATCGGAAAAGGTATTTGGACAGATGACGACCAAAACTCTGGTATCATGGAACAATATGATCGCTGCCTACATGTACAAGGAGATGTATATGGAAGCGATCACATTGTTCCTTGAATTACTGAATCAGCCGCTTTACCCTGATTATTTCACCATGTCGGCAGTAGTACCGGCGTTTGTTTTGCTGGGGTTGCTGAGACAATGCAGGCAAATGCACGGCTACATTGTCAGGCTAGGTTACGGGGAGAGCACTCTCATCATGAACGCAGTTATGCATATGTATGCGAGGTGTGGTGATGTTGTGTCCTCGAGAGAGATATTTGACAAGATGGCAGGCAAGGATGTCATCTCTTGGAACACAATGATAATGGGCTATGCGATTCATGGTCAGGGGAGAACTGCACTGGACATGTTCTCCGAGATGAAATGTAATGGTCTGCAACCAAATGAGAGCACCTTTGTCTCCGTGTTGACTGCTTGCAGTGTTTCAGGCTTGACAGATGAAGGCTGGACGCAGTTCAACTCAATGCAACATGACTATGGTATGATCCCACAGATTGAGCACTACGGATGCATGACAGATCTGCTCGGTCGGGCAGGTGATCTTAGAGAGGTTATGCAATTTATTGAAAAAATGCCAATAGATCCAACATTCAGGGTTTGGGGCTCCCTACTGACTGCAAGTAGGAATAGGAATGATATGGATATAGCAGAATACGCAGCAGAGAGGATATTTCAACTCGAACATGACCAACCGGAACATGACAACACAGGTTGCTATGTTCTTATTTCTTCCATGTATGCCGATGCTGGGAGATGGAACGATGTCGAGAGAATAAGATCACTGATGGAGGAGAAGGGGCTGCGAAGGACAGAACCAACAAGCATAGTTGAGCTTCTTCATGGCATCTCCTGCAGTTTTGTCAACGGGGACATGATGCACCCTCAGAGCAAGATGATTCATGAAGTGTCCAACTTTCTGTCAGGAAAGATTGGAGAAATAGTTGACCCAACGAATCAATCTGATCCAACCTCTCTGGAGTCGAGGAGAACAACAGAGCCTAACAAGCATAGTGTAAGGCTGGCTGTCGTCTTTGGTCTTATATCATCGGAGGCCAGAACCCCGATTCTTGTCAAGAAGAACGTGCGCATATGCAACGACTGCCATCATGCGCTGAAGTTGATATCGAAATATTCAGGACGGAGGATTGTTGTTGGCGACACAAATATCTATCACCAATTCTCTGATGGCTCTTGCTGCTGTGGTGACTACTGGTGA